The following coding sequences are from one Shewanella eurypsychrophilus window:
- a CDS encoding SDR family oxidoreductase, with amino-acid sequence MEGLTDKVVVITGASEGIGRALALAMAPLGCKLALSARNESRLRSLAHEVSSQGHEPLVFSADVTSRNQCEELIETCIEHFGRLDILINNAGLTMWSKFDDLIDLDILEQIMKVNYLGPAYLTHAALPELKKNQGQIVIVSSVAGLTGVPTHSGYSASKHAVIGFFDSLRIELAEDNVAVTTICPDFVTSEIHKRALDSQGQPVGLSLIKGAKVLTAEECAKMMVPVISSRGRLLITSMRGRVGRLLKLFAPCFIDNIARRAIASRY; translated from the coding sequence ATGGAAGGCTTGACTGATAAAGTTGTTGTGATCACTGGTGCATCTGAAGGGATTGGACGTGCACTGGCTCTTGCTATGGCGCCGTTAGGTTGTAAATTAGCACTTAGCGCTAGAAATGAATCCAGATTACGTTCATTGGCTCATGAAGTCTCCAGTCAGGGTCATGAACCTTTAGTTTTCTCCGCAGATGTCACCAGTAGAAATCAATGTGAAGAGTTAATCGAAACCTGCATCGAACATTTCGGCCGACTCGATATCCTTATCAATAATGCCGGCTTGACCATGTGGTCTAAATTTGATGACTTGATAGATCTCGATATTTTAGAGCAAATCATGAAAGTTAACTATTTAGGTCCAGCCTATCTCACTCATGCTGCACTACCAGAACTTAAGAAGAACCAAGGCCAGATTGTTATCGTCTCCTCTGTTGCAGGGCTTACTGGTGTGCCTACACATTCAGGTTACTCAGCCTCTAAGCATGCCGTCATCGGTTTCTTTGATTCATTGAGAATCGAGCTGGCAGAAGATAATGTCGCTGTCACAACGATATGCCCTGACTTTGTTACTTCTGAAATCCATAAGCGTGCGCTTGATAGTCAAGGTCAACCAGTGGGCTTATCTCTTATAAAGGGTGCTAAAGTTCTCACGGCTGAAGAGTGCGCTAAGATGATGGTGCCAGTGATCTCAAGCCGAGGAAGGTTACTGATCACTTCGATGAGAGGCAGAGTGGGCCGATTATTGAAACTGTTTGCTCCATGTTTCATAGATAACATTGCTCGAAGAGCGATAGCGTCTAGGTATTAG
- the purD gene encoding phosphoribosylamine--glycine ligase, whose amino-acid sequence MNVLVIGGGGREHALAWKAAQSAQVDTVFVAPGNAGTSIEPKLENVAINVEDISALVAFAQDKNIELTIVGPEVPLALGVVDAFNEAKLAIFGPTKGAAQLESSKAFTKDFLARHNIPTAAYSNFTEITPAKAYVIEMTASTGFPIVIKADGLAAGKGVIIAEDQAQADAAIEDMLEGNKFGEAGSRVVVEEFLKGEEASFIVMVDGKNILAMATSQDHKARDNGDNGPNTGGMGAYSPAPVVTQAVHDWTINNVIRPTVDGMAAEGNVYTGFLYAGLMISPDGSAKVLEYNCRFGDPETQPIMMRLKSDLVELCLASTRGELDKVTAEFDTRAAVGVVLAAGGYPEAYRKHDVIAGLDLGNNDAKIFHAGTCMKDGHVVTNGGRVLCATALGNTVTQAQQAAYGLVDSIHWDDVYFRTDIAYRAISRES is encoded by the coding sequence ATGAATGTATTAGTAATTGGTGGTGGCGGTCGTGAACATGCATTGGCATGGAAAGCAGCCCAGTCAGCACAAGTCGACACTGTCTTTGTGGCTCCTGGTAATGCCGGCACCTCAATTGAACCAAAATTGGAAAATGTAGCCATAAATGTCGAAGATATTTCGGCTCTTGTCGCCTTTGCCCAAGATAAGAACATTGAGCTCACCATAGTTGGTCCTGAAGTGCCTTTGGCATTAGGTGTTGTCGATGCTTTCAATGAAGCAAAGCTAGCCATCTTTGGCCCAACTAAGGGGGCGGCTCAGCTAGAATCATCTAAGGCCTTCACCAAAGATTTCTTAGCGCGTCACAATATTCCTACGGCAGCTTACTCAAACTTCACCGAAATTACACCGGCTAAGGCCTATGTCATTGAGATGACAGCAAGCACTGGCTTCCCTATCGTAATCAAGGCCGATGGTTTAGCGGCGGGTAAAGGCGTGATTATCGCCGAAGATCAGGCTCAAGCCGATGCCGCTATCGAAGATATGCTAGAAGGTAATAAGTTTGGTGAAGCCGGTTCTCGCGTGGTTGTCGAAGAGTTCCTAAAAGGCGAAGAAGCTAGCTTTATCGTCATGGTTGATGGTAAGAATATTCTTGCCATGGCCACCAGCCAAGATCATAAGGCTCGTGATAACGGCGATAATGGTCCTAACACGGGTGGCATGGGCGCATACTCTCCTGCACCAGTAGTGACTCAGGCTGTACATGATTGGACCATTAACAATGTGATCCGTCCAACCGTCGATGGTATGGCCGCCGAAGGTAATGTTTATACAGGTTTTCTTTATGCCGGCTTGATGATCTCCCCTGACGGTAGCGCAAAAGTGCTTGAGTACAACTGCCGCTTCGGCGATCCAGAGACTCAACCTATCATGATGCGTTTAAAATCAGACCTGGTTGAGCTTTGCCTAGCCTCTACTCGTGGTGAATTGGATAAGGTCACTGCCGAGTTTGACACTCGTGCAGCCGTTGGCGTTGTACTTGCTGCCGGTGGCTATCCAGAAGCTTATCGCAAGCATGATGTAATCGCTGGCTTAGATCTGGGTAACAATGATGCCAAAATTTTCCATGCTGGTACCTGTATGAAAGATGGCCATGTTGTCACCAATGGCGGCCGCGTATTATGTGCCACAGCATTAGGTAATACCGTCACCCAAGCGCAACAAGCAGCTTACGGACTCGTTGATAGCATCCACTGGGATGATGTTTACTTCCGTACCGATATTGCGTATCGCGCCATCTCGAGAGAGAGCTAG
- the purH gene encoding bifunctional phosphoribosylaminoimidazolecarboxamide formyltransferase/IMP cyclohydrolase: protein MNNARPIRRALLSVSDKTGILEFAKALHAQGVELLSTGGTARLLADNGVPVIEVSDHTGHPEIMDGRVKTLHPKVHGGILARRGIDELVMEQNNIKPIDLVAVNLYPFAETVAKEGCTLADAVENIDIGGPTMVRSTAKNHKDTTIIVNTHDYNRVIKEMNDNDGSTTLETRFDLAIAAFEHTAAYDGMIANYFGTMVPAHSQGKSKDECPADSKFPRTFNTQLIKKQDLRYGENSHQKAAFYVDINIDEASVASAIQLQGKALSYNNIADTDSALECVKEFSEPACVIVKHANPCGVAVGSDLLDAYNRAYQTDPTSAFGGIIAFNGELDEKTASAIVERQFVEVIIAPKVSQAARDAIAAKANVRLLECGEWGSKTTSMDYKRVNGGLLLQDRDQGMVAIDEVKVVSKRQPTEAEMKDLMFCWKVAKFVKSNAIVYAKNSMTIGVGAGQMSRVYSAKVAGIKAADEGLEVQDSVMASDAFFPFRDGIDAAAAAGISCIIQPGGSIRDEEIIAAADEHGMAMVFTGMRHFRH, encoded by the coding sequence ATGAATAATGCCAGACCCATTCGTCGCGCGCTGTTAAGCGTTTCAGATAAAACCGGAATCCTTGAGTTTGCAAAAGCATTACATGCTCAAGGCGTAGAACTGCTATCTACTGGTGGCACCGCCCGCCTGCTGGCAGACAACGGTGTGCCTGTCATTGAAGTTTCGGATCATACCGGACATCCAGAGATTATGGATGGTCGTGTCAAAACCTTGCACCCGAAAGTGCACGGTGGCATCTTGGCGCGCCGCGGTATCGATGAGCTTGTCATGGAACAAAACAATATCAAGCCAATCGACCTCGTTGCGGTTAATCTATATCCATTTGCAGAGACCGTTGCCAAAGAAGGTTGTACCTTGGCTGACGCCGTCGAGAATATCGATATCGGTGGCCCGACTATGGTTCGCTCTACAGCAAAGAACCATAAAGATACCACTATCATAGTTAACACTCATGATTACAATCGTGTGATCAAAGAGATGAATGACAATGATGGTAGCACTACCCTCGAAACTCGCTTCGACTTAGCGATTGCCGCCTTTGAGCATACCGCTGCTTATGATGGCATGATAGCTAACTACTTCGGCACTATGGTTCCAGCGCACTCTCAAGGTAAGAGTAAAGATGAGTGTCCTGCAGACTCTAAGTTCCCTAGAACTTTCAACACTCAGCTCATTAAGAAGCAAGACCTGCGTTATGGTGAAAACAGTCACCAAAAGGCGGCTTTCTATGTCGATATTAATATTGATGAAGCCTCTGTTGCTAGCGCTATACAGCTTCAAGGTAAGGCACTGTCTTACAACAACATCGCCGATACAGATTCTGCTCTTGAATGTGTGAAAGAGTTCAGCGAGCCGGCTTGTGTCATCGTTAAGCACGCTAATCCATGTGGCGTTGCTGTCGGTAGCGATCTACTCGATGCCTATAACCGCGCTTATCAAACAGATCCAACTTCGGCCTTTGGTGGCATCATCGCCTTCAACGGTGAATTAGATGAGAAGACCGCCAGCGCGATTGTTGAACGTCAGTTTGTCGAAGTGATCATCGCACCAAAAGTCAGCCAAGCTGCTCGTGACGCCATTGCCGCTAAAGCGAATGTTCGTCTACTTGAATGTGGTGAATGGGGCTCTAAGACTACGAGTATGGATTACAAACGTGTCAATGGTGGACTGCTTCTACAAGATCGCGACCAAGGCATGGTAGCAATCGATGAGGTGAAAGTTGTCAGTAAGCGTCAGCCAACCGAAGCCGAAATGAAAGATCTTATGTTCTGCTGGAAAGTGGCTAAGTTCGTTAAGTCTAATGCTATCGTTTATGCCAAGAACAGCATGACTATCGGTGTAGGCGCAGGCCAGATGAGTCGTGTATACAGTGCGAAAGTTGCTGGCATCAAGGCCGCTGATGAAGGCTTGGAAGTACAAGATTCAGTGATGGCATCTGATGCATTCTTCCCATTCCGTGACGGTATCGATGCAGCAGCTGCTGCTGGCATCAGCTGTATCATACAGCCGGGTGGTTCGATTCGCGATGAAGAGATCATTGCCGCAGCCGACGAACATGGCATGGCCATGGTATTCACCGGAATGCGTCACTTCCGTCATTAA
- a CDS encoding SO_0444 family Cu/Zn efflux transporter yields MLLANFIDLFLDSAPWLLLGLFLAGMLKMFVPMAWMQKQLGGHGFKTTVKAAVLGAPLPLCSCGVIPAAVGLRRSGASKAATTSFLVSTPETGIDSVAVSYVLLGPFMAIVRPIAAVISAIVAGLLVGRDEKDEPVSAEHKSTVIADEAATSCCSSKSDKVEVKKQSSCCSSNSAVKQEMKAKPVVTMTPMTAGDSLMAAPISSLAPVGEVKASACCSSKAKVELKAETNKETNSACCSSTKSDTVKDGDESCCESTKDIATELKGTSVISRIGKGLHFAATDLVRDITIWLLIGLFFAALVQTYVPADFMAKWGDGILAMLVMVVISVPMYICATASTPIAAGLLLAGVSPGAVLVFMLAGPATNIATLGVVTKELGKRALLGYLGGVLGVALVSGIIVNYLVATFGFVVMPQVGENHNLLPDAIVYSSGILLAILMAKVMLDKLPKNWWRRDCCS; encoded by the coding sequence ATGTTGTTAGCAAATTTTATTGACCTATTTTTAGACTCGGCGCCATGGTTGTTGCTGGGCTTATTTTTAGCTGGAATGCTAAAGATGTTTGTTCCTATGGCTTGGATGCAGAAGCAACTCGGTGGTCATGGCTTTAAGACAACGGTGAAGGCTGCTGTATTAGGCGCGCCCCTGCCGCTATGTTCATGTGGAGTGATTCCGGCAGCGGTAGGCTTGAGACGCTCAGGCGCCTCTAAGGCTGCCACGACGTCTTTTTTAGTCTCGACTCCGGAAACTGGCATTGATTCAGTGGCGGTATCTTATGTGTTACTCGGCCCTTTTATGGCCATAGTAAGACCCATAGCGGCTGTCATTAGTGCGATTGTTGCTGGACTCTTGGTGGGGCGAGATGAGAAAGATGAGCCTGTCTCAGCCGAACATAAATCGACAGTGATAGCTGACGAAGCAGCTACATCTTGTTGCAGCAGTAAAAGTGACAAGGTTGAGGTTAAAAAGCAGAGCTCATGTTGCTCTTCTAACTCTGCTGTTAAGCAAGAGATGAAAGCGAAGCCTGTTGTCACAATGACACCAATGACAGCAGGTGATAGCCTGATGGCAGCGCCTATTTCGAGTCTTGCGCCTGTAGGTGAAGTTAAAGCCAGTGCTTGTTGTAGCAGCAAGGCTAAAGTTGAGCTTAAGGCTGAAACAAACAAAGAAACGAATAGTGCATGCTGTAGCTCAACAAAGAGCGATACAGTTAAAGATGGTGATGAAAGTTGCTGCGAGTCGACCAAGGACATTGCCACTGAACTCAAAGGTACTTCAGTTATTAGCCGCATCGGCAAGGGCTTGCATTTTGCTGCGACTGATCTAGTGCGCGATATCACCATCTGGTTGTTGATTGGCTTGTTCTTCGCGGCATTGGTGCAGACTTATGTACCAGCAGATTTTATGGCGAAGTGGGGCGATGGTATTCTAGCCATGTTAGTGATGGTGGTTATCTCTGTGCCTATGTATATTTGTGCGACGGCATCGACACCTATAGCAGCCGGTCTATTGTTGGCTGGGGTATCACCCGGAGCAGTGCTGGTTTTCATGTTGGCGGGTCCGGCGACTAACATAGCCACACTCGGTGTGGTGACTAAAGAGTTGGGTAAGCGTGCTTTATTGGGTTATTTAGGTGGCGTGCTCGGAGTCGCTCTAGTTTCTGGCATCATAGTGAACTATCTAGTAGCAACTTTTGGTTTCGTGGTTATGCCTCAAGTTGGCGAAAATCATAATCTGCTGCCTGACGCTATCGTCTATAGCTCAGGGATCTTGCTAGCCATTCTTATGGCGAAAGTCATGCTGGATAAACTGCCTAAGAATTGGTGGCGCAGAGATTGTTGCTCATAG
- a CDS encoding multiheme c-type cytochrome has protein sequence MKDFNKRYLALIVAGAMGLSACGSDGKDGSDGEDGKPTPPPTVEASTVTNVEMIAHTLEEGLVKFEFEITDEEGQLISGLVKASAEVAELTEKGIGRSRDDFEGTILGGSANEATEGATLTEVEPGRYEFVAPMASVSAGTEGLIRLAVGGGESIAKSRYIVVAKSESIHTTSTATCQSCHVDFLASSIKHSSYTAINPEGSTDLVAGCMACHGNIARDDGGYARNTMQKIGHINHQEFEKDFAPSNCYSCHAEPIEKVYSQQTCIDCHDTANVETTALAATFNAFNEGTDMRLFHKEVMEKKAVHEEHSVSMTAVYNNATGEFCTDISLLKGEELLNLETLTADGSVSYVGAYLHGYHNESVVGRAARTSTISYDANGTASVCFATLDEVFPETIASSRVTFNFGADAGYDGVTLHGYSDGLGGTEYDRRVSVTADSCTTCHTNGSNYHKNGSYNDGGLGCIACHNNGQDRSAKNSAPGFGPMVHSMHWGVGNTATDPDGEANSAAKLNAENCVACHAEGIDLNAIPNQYILSKAYNSGDSGVMTSPITANCFACHNDDSAKNHMLQQGGEINAEKLEDWYTLPTAESCATCHAEGKSYGIDKFHVFDRAL, from the coding sequence ATGAAAGACTTTAATAAGCGCTATCTAGCGTTGATAGTTGCAGGGGCTATGGGTCTATCTGCATGTGGTAGTGATGGTAAAGATGGTTCGGACGGTGAAGATGGCAAACCAACTCCACCGCCAACAGTTGAAGCATCAACCGTGACTAACGTTGAGATGATTGCTCACACGTTAGAAGAAGGCTTGGTGAAATTTGAGTTTGAAATAACCGATGAAGAAGGCCAATTAATATCGGGTCTCGTAAAAGCCAGTGCAGAAGTTGCAGAGCTTACAGAGAAAGGCATTGGTCGTAGTCGAGATGATTTCGAAGGAACCATTTTAGGCGGTAGTGCGAACGAAGCAACAGAAGGCGCAACGTTAACTGAAGTAGAGCCTGGTCGGTATGAGTTTGTCGCACCAATGGCTTCAGTCAGTGCTGGTACTGAGGGTTTGATCCGTCTAGCTGTCGGCGGCGGAGAGAGCATTGCTAAGTCTCGCTATATCGTTGTAGCGAAGAGTGAAAGCATACATACCACATCCACGGCGACATGCCAAAGCTGTCACGTGGACTTCTTAGCTTCTTCTATAAAGCATTCGAGCTATACGGCAATAAATCCAGAAGGTTCGACTGACTTAGTCGCTGGTTGTATGGCATGTCACGGAAATATTGCTCGTGATGATGGCGGTTATGCCCGTAACACCATGCAGAAGATTGGACATATCAATCATCAGGAATTTGAAAAAGATTTTGCACCATCAAACTGTTATTCCTGTCATGCAGAGCCGATTGAAAAAGTGTATTCACAGCAGACTTGTATTGATTGTCATGATACTGCCAATGTGGAAACTACGGCATTAGCTGCGACGTTCAACGCCTTTAATGAAGGTACTGATATGCGTCTTTTCCATAAAGAAGTAATGGAAAAGAAAGCGGTTCATGAAGAACATAGCGTCTCAATGACAGCGGTTTATAACAATGCCACCGGCGAGTTCTGTACTGATATTTCTTTATTGAAGGGTGAAGAGCTGCTCAATCTAGAAACATTAACAGCAGATGGCTCAGTTTCATATGTTGGTGCTTACCTCCATGGTTATCATAACGAGTCTGTCGTTGGCCGTGCAGCACGTACCAGCACAATATCTTATGATGCCAACGGCACTGCAAGTGTCTGTTTTGCTACATTGGATGAAGTGTTCCCTGAAACAATTGCAAGTTCACGCGTTACCTTTAACTTTGGTGCCGATGCGGGTTATGACGGGGTGACGCTACATGGTTACTCAGATGGCCTAGGTGGAACGGAATATGATCGTCGTGTATCTGTAACGGCTGATAGTTGCACAACTTGTCATACCAATGGTTCTAACTATCACAAGAACGGTAGTTACAATGATGGTGGTTTAGGTTGTATTGCATGTCATAACAATGGCCAAGATCGTAGTGCTAAGAACTCTGCACCAGGCTTTGGACCTATGGTTCATAGCATGCACTGGGGTGTAGGTAATACTGCAACCGATCCAGATGGTGAAGCAAACTCAGCCGCTAAGTTAAATGCTGAAAATTGTGTGGCTTGTCATGCTGAAGGCATAGACCTAAACGCGATTCCAAATCAGTATATTCTGTCTAAAGCCTATAACTCGGGTGATTCTGGTGTGATGACTAGCCCAATAACGGCTAACTGTTTTGCTTGTCACAATGATGATTCTGCTAAGAACCACATGCTTCAGCAAGGTGGTGAAATCAATGCTGAGAAATTAGAAGACTGGTACACACTGCCAACTGCTGAGTCTTGTGCAACTTGTCATGCCGAAGGTAAGTCATACGGTATCGATAAGTTCCACGTTTTTGACCGTGCGTTATAA
- the zntR gene encoding Zn(2+)-responsive transcriptional regulator, translated as MYRIGELAKQCEVKADTLRFYEKHGLLAPSSRTESGYRIYTEKDAERLRFILRAKAVGFTLAEIIELLSIELDKSNWACADVKGLVDSKLKHVNDKIAELKHFQVSLERLSQACCGGPESAEHCSILEALETNTDKIKCENHGHHHDDSQYTKKCQSKG; from the coding sequence ATGTATCGAATTGGAGAGTTGGCTAAACAGTGCGAAGTGAAAGCGGACACATTACGATTTTATGAAAAACATGGCCTGCTAGCACCGTCGTCTCGTACTGAGTCTGGCTATAGAATTTATACAGAAAAGGATGCAGAAAGGCTGCGTTTTATTCTGCGGGCTAAGGCAGTAGGTTTTACCTTAGCCGAGATAATCGAATTACTCTCGATTGAGTTAGATAAGTCGAACTGGGCTTGCGCCGATGTCAAAGGTTTAGTCGACAGTAAACTTAAGCATGTGAATGACAAAATTGCAGAGCTTAAACACTTTCAAGTTTCGTTAGAGCGTTTATCTCAGGCGTGCTGCGGTGGTCCAGAAAGTGCTGAGCATTGCTCAATACTGGAAGCGTTAGAGACTAATACTGATAAAATTAAATGTGAAAATCATGGCCATCACCATGATGATTCTCAGTACACAAAAAAATGTCAAAGTAAGGGTTAG
- a CDS encoding alpha/beta hydrolase family protein → MKKSLHLSVLALAVSLGLSACSMNTATKITNTDSVAAPQTQQEPVQQYDAKTFFETTTYFGSSFSADGKSILIGSDQSGIFNLYKVDATTGSQSPLTTFTDTTYPVSWFPNDDRVLLTQDNGGNELYHLFVRELDGQVVDITPGDETRAGFVNFTNDGQYFFATTNERDPKFMDLYRYDAKTYERELVFTNELGFDISEVSSDGHFVSLSKTHTNRDSDTYLLDFRKRIANPSLISQHTDPANYNPMTFSADGSALYYSTDAKGEFSQVWQYDIATGEHTLAVKDDWNVSFVYFSESGRYRVSGVNADASTRISILDTKTGKALKLPTLPDGDLRSVNFSKDEARVAFYINSDTSPSNLFVWQLGTDSAKQLTQALNPKINSNDLVASEVVRFKSFDDLAIPGLLFKPIDASADNKKPAIVFVHGGPGGQSRTGYSAMRQHLINHGYAVFAVNNRGSSGYGKTFFHLDDKNHGENDLQDIVYGKNYLQTLDWIDKDKIGIMGGSYGGYMTAAALAFEPDEFKVGIDIFGVTNWVRTLESIPPWWESYKKALFDEMGDPATDGERHRAISPLFHAQNITKPLMVIQGANDPRVLKVESDELVDKVKQNGVPVEYVVFDDEGHGFRKKQNRITASEAYVKFLDTYLKGDASQLPGERVATK, encoded by the coding sequence ATGAAAAAGTCTCTTCACCTTAGCGTTTTGGCGCTGGCTGTTAGCTTAGGTCTATCAGCGTGCTCAATGAATACCGCAACCAAGATTACTAATACGGACTCAGTAGCTGCACCGCAGACTCAGCAGGAGCCTGTTCAACAGTATGATGCCAAGACTTTCTTCGAGACGACCACCTATTTCGGCTCGTCTTTCTCTGCCGATGGTAAGTCGATATTAATCGGTTCGGATCAATCTGGGATCTTTAATCTGTATAAGGTCGATGCCACAACGGGGTCGCAATCTCCTTTGACAACATTTACAGATACTACCTATCCCGTATCTTGGTTTCCTAACGATGACAGAGTATTGCTGACCCAAGATAATGGCGGCAATGAGCTTTATCATCTATTTGTGCGAGAACTCGATGGCCAGGTTGTCGATATCACGCCGGGTGATGAGACTCGTGCCGGTTTTGTGAACTTTACCAATGATGGTCAATACTTCTTTGCGACAACTAACGAGCGCGATCCTAAGTTTATGGATCTCTATCGTTATGATGCTAAAACTTATGAACGTGAGTTAGTGTTTACCAATGAGCTAGGCTTCGATATCTCAGAGGTCTCCAGTGATGGCCATTTTGTTTCTCTCTCTAAGACCCATACTAATAGAGACAGTGATACCTATCTGTTAGATTTCAGGAAGCGTATCGCTAACCCCAGCCTTATTAGTCAACATACTGATCCTGCCAACTATAATCCTATGACCTTCTCGGCGGATGGCAGTGCCTTGTATTACAGTACCGATGCTAAGGGCGAGTTCTCTCAAGTATGGCAATACGATATCGCCACTGGCGAGCATACATTAGCGGTGAAAGATGACTGGAATGTCAGTTTTGTTTACTTCTCAGAGTCTGGCCGTTATCGCGTATCCGGTGTGAATGCCGATGCCAGCACTCGTATCAGCATCTTAGATACCAAGACAGGCAAGGCCCTTAAACTGCCTACGTTACCCGATGGCGATCTTCGCAGTGTTAACTTCTCTAAAGATGAAGCCAGAGTCGCTTTCTACATTAACTCAGATACTTCGCCATCGAACCTGTTTGTATGGCAGCTAGGGACAGATTCCGCTAAACAACTGACTCAAGCCCTGAACCCTAAGATTAATTCAAATGACCTGGTTGCCAGTGAAGTGGTGCGTTTCAAGAGTTTCGATGACTTAGCGATCCCTGGATTATTGTTTAAACCTATCGATGCCAGTGCAGATAACAAGAAGCCAGCCATTGTATTTGTCCATGGTGGCCCAGGTGGCCAGAGCCGCACTGGCTATAGTGCTATGCGTCAGCATCTTATCAATCATGGTTATGCGGTATTTGCTGTCAATAACCGTGGTAGTTCGGGTTATGGTAAGACCTTCTTCCATCTAGATGATAAGAACCACGGTGAGAATGACCTGCAGGATATCGTTTACGGTAAGAATTACCTGCAGACATTAGATTGGATCGATAAGGATAAGATTGGGATCATGGGTGGCAGCTATGGTGGTTATATGACGGCAGCGGCTTTGGCCTTTGAGCCTGACGAGTTTAAGGTCGGTATCGATATTTTCGGTGTCACTAACTGGGTGCGGACGTTAGAGTCTATTCCACCTTGGTGGGAGTCCTATAAAAAGGCACTTTTTGATGAGATGGGCGATCCTGCCACCGATGGTGAGCGTCATCGGGCTATCTCACCGTTATTTCATGCGCAGAATATCACTAAGCCTTTGATGGTGATCCAAGGGGCAAATGATCCTAGAGTACTTAAGGTTGAAAGTGATGAGCTGGTGGACAAGGTGAAGCAAAACGGCGTACCGGTTGAATATGTGGTATTTGACGACGAGGGCCATGGGTTCCGTAAGAAGCAAAACAGAATTACCGCCTCTGAAGCCTATGTGAAGTTTCTCGATACTTACTTGAAAGGTGATGCCAGTCAGCTTCCTGGTGAGCGGGTTGCAACTAAGTAG
- a CDS encoding DUF4382 domain-containing protein — protein MKHTKTLLAIALTSLLAACGGSDSDNSSPETPDPTTGTFSLGVSDNPADAEVVNIAFKQVVLKNSEGSISFDVSDGGELKHVDLLTVQGAEVATLVSGESVPIGEYQMCIYMQKSETGSTDSSYVETANGIEGLTTNSNGSCGGVGAEDEDTGRLFLNKTFSIEEGSNTFVAEFNLAKGLQAPHGNKDYWTLKPTSVQLVNANEIGGISGQISPDTFADCQSAAVDLGLPDIYSQAVYLYPIDTTLADMADFRAENEPYLLTEVAPIASTRVNPILDADENEIGQGYEFGFLDAGTYGLGYTCVAQNDDPDAANTPDDEIEPFFIHVDEQAVVVELGSSTERHFPEAFVPAS, from the coding sequence ATGAAACATACTAAGACACTGCTAGCGATAGCACTAACAAGTTTACTCGCAGCATGCGGTGGCAGCGATAGCGACAATAGCTCCCCAGAAACTCCCGATCCCACTACAGGCACATTTAGCCTGGGCGTATCAGATAATCCAGCCGATGCTGAAGTGGTCAATATTGCTTTCAAGCAGGTCGTCTTAAAAAATAGTGAAGGCTCAATCTCATTCGATGTCTCTGACGGCGGTGAGCTTAAACACGTAGATCTGTTAACTGTACAGGGGGCCGAAGTGGCTACACTTGTGAGCGGTGAGTCTGTGCCAATAGGCGAATACCAGATGTGTATCTACATGCAAAAAAGTGAAACAGGCTCCACTGACAGCTCTTATGTAGAAACGGCCAACGGGATTGAAGGGCTAACAACCAATAGCAATGGTTCCTGCGGTGGCGTCGGCGCCGAAGATGAAGACACTGGCCGATTATTTTTAAATAAGACCTTCTCGATTGAGGAGGGAAGCAACACCTTTGTAGCCGAATTTAACTTAGCTAAAGGACTACAAGCCCCCCATGGTAATAAAGATTACTGGACCCTAAAACCAACATCGGTTCAACTCGTTAACGCGAATGAAATTGGCGGAATTTCAGGACAAATTAGTCCAGATACGTTCGCAGACTGCCAATCAGCAGCCGTAGATTTAGGCCTACCAGATATCTACAGCCAAGCTGTTTATCTCTACCCAATCGATACTACATTAGCTGATATGGCTGATTTCAGAGCAGAAAATGAGCCTTACCTATTAACGGAAGTAGCGCCTATCGCATCGACTCGGGTTAACCCGATTCTGGATGCTGATGAGAATGAAATTGGTCAGGGATACGAGTTCGGCTTTCTCGATGCTGGCACATATGGCTTAGGCTACACCTGCGTGGCTCAAAATGATGATCCAGATGCAGCCAACACTCCAGACGATGAAATAGAGCCATTCTTTATTCATGTCGATGAACAAGCTGTTGTTGTGGAGCTTGGCTCAAGCACTGAGCGTCACTTTCCTGAGGCTTTTGTTCCGGCAAGTTAA